One genomic region from Amycolatopsis sp. FBCC-B4732 encodes:
- a CDS encoding B12-binding domain-containing protein codes for MSTATRSTGVAEQAERLWAAVTTGDEYAAGDVVIQALSDGTDPESVLLDVIAAVQRRVGQEWAANRLSVAQEHAATAINDRVIATFGHVLKRPEPHLGRVTVACVDGEWHAMPARLLSEVLRLRGFQVDYLGAQVPAPHLVAHLHRTGPDAVALSSSIATRLPTAHATITACQAAATPVIAGGAAFGPDGRYARLLGAEAWAPDARTAADRLAKPLPRPLAAHQPLDDLPHLADQEYTLVTRSSGRLVKAVLAGLEERIPAMRDYTDLQRQYTAEDLAHIVEYLATALYVGDEELFTGFLTWTAGILTARGVPAASLVPALELLEAELRDFPRATGLLRAARTHLVEPAAGTERTA; via the coding sequence ATGAGCACCGCTACCCGCAGCACCGGCGTGGCCGAGCAGGCCGAGCGGCTCTGGGCCGCCGTCACGACCGGCGACGAGTACGCCGCCGGTGACGTCGTCATCCAGGCGCTGAGCGACGGGACCGACCCGGAGAGCGTGCTGCTCGACGTGATCGCCGCGGTGCAGCGGCGGGTCGGGCAGGAGTGGGCGGCCAACCGCCTGAGCGTCGCCCAGGAGCACGCCGCGACCGCGATCAACGACCGCGTGATCGCGACCTTCGGTCACGTGCTGAAGCGCCCGGAGCCGCACCTCGGCCGCGTCACGGTCGCGTGCGTCGACGGCGAATGGCACGCGATGCCGGCCCGGCTGCTGTCCGAGGTGCTGCGCCTGCGCGGGTTCCAGGTCGACTACCTCGGCGCGCAGGTCCCCGCCCCGCACCTGGTGGCCCACCTGCACCGGACCGGGCCGGACGCGGTCGCGCTGTCCAGCTCGATCGCGACCCGGCTGCCGACCGCGCACGCCACGATCACCGCCTGCCAGGCGGCCGCGACCCCGGTCATCGCGGGCGGCGCCGCCTTCGGCCCCGACGGCCGCTACGCGCGGCTGCTGGGCGCCGAAGCGTGGGCCCCGGACGCCCGGACGGCGGCCGACAGGCTCGCGAAGCCCCTCCCCCGCCCGCTCGCGGCCCACCAGCCGCTCGACGACCTGCCGCACCTGGCCGACCAGGAGTACACGCTGGTGACGCGCAGCTCCGGCCGGCTCGTGAAGGCGGTGCTGGCCGGGCTGGAGGAGCGCATCCCGGCGATGCGGGACTACACCGACCTGCAGCGCCAGTACACCGCCGAAGACCTGGCGCACATCGTCGAGTACCTGGCGACGGCGCTGTACGTCGGCGACGAAGAGCTGTTCACCGGGTTCCTGACCTGGACCGCGGGCATCCTCACGGCGCGGGGCGTCCCCGCCGCTTCGCTGGTGCCCGCCCTCGAACTCCTCGAAGCGGAGCTGCGCGACTTCCCGCGCGCCACCGGCCTGCTCCGAGCTGCCCGCACGCACCTGGTGGAGCCGGCCGCCGGAACGGAGCGAACGGCATGA
- a CDS encoding MMPL family transporter, which translates to MNDSPRRLRWLLPALLVVAWLGLGGFGGPFAGKLSEVAKNDNAAFLPSSAEATEVSDEQKAFTPRQVLPATVVAERPAGLTAADRQFLEAKARELGSVPGVVGPLGAPEKAPRDDQAVQLSVPILADGNPGEVVKEVRAKLTGGPEGLIVLVTGPAGQIADLVKAFGGIDGILLLVAGGVVALILIVVYRSPLLPFLVLLSAVFALGLASLVVYLLAKNDVLALNGQSQGILSILVFGAATDYALLFVARFREQLRDTPSRFDAVRLAWRATLEPIAASAGTVVLGVLCLLFSDLNSNKGLGPVAAIGIGAAFLASTTFLPAALALCGRGAFWPFKPALGSPHPETAGIWGRVAGLVGRRPRVVWVVTALVLGVGVAFLPQLKASGTAQSDVFLTEVESGTGQEILGRHFPGGLGAPAVTIADAGALPAVVQASTMDGIAQSFPLPGPDGKPKVVNGRVQILSVLDDPADSEAAVATVGKLRDAVHAVPGANAKVGGPTAIQLDTQQTSKHDRALIIPIVLLVIFLVLALLLRSLLAPLLLIATVVLSFAATMGVSALVFNHIFGFPGADPVVPLFGFVFLVALGIDYNIFLMTRVREEALTRGTCAGTLRGLSLTGGVITSAGVVLAATFSALAVIPILFLAQIAFIVAFGVLLDTLLVRSLLVPALTVDVGRRVWWPSKLARAEE; encoded by the coding sequence ATGAACGACTCCCCGCGCCGCCTCCGCTGGCTGCTCCCCGCGTTGCTCGTGGTCGCCTGGCTCGGGCTGGGCGGGTTCGGCGGGCCGTTCGCCGGCAAGCTGAGCGAGGTCGCGAAGAACGACAACGCCGCGTTCCTGCCGAGCTCGGCCGAGGCGACCGAGGTCTCCGACGAGCAGAAGGCGTTCACCCCGCGCCAGGTGCTGCCCGCGACCGTCGTCGCCGAGCGCCCGGCCGGCCTGACCGCCGCCGACCGGCAGTTCCTCGAGGCAAAAGCGCGCGAGCTCGGCAGCGTGCCCGGCGTCGTCGGCCCGCTCGGAGCCCCCGAAAAGGCGCCGCGGGACGACCAGGCCGTGCAGCTCAGCGTGCCGATCCTCGCCGACGGCAACCCCGGCGAGGTCGTCAAGGAGGTCCGCGCGAAGCTCACCGGCGGCCCCGAAGGGCTCATCGTGCTCGTCACCGGGCCCGCCGGGCAGATCGCCGACCTGGTGAAGGCGTTCGGCGGCATCGACGGCATCCTCCTGCTCGTCGCGGGCGGCGTGGTCGCGCTGATCCTCATCGTCGTCTACCGCAGCCCCCTGCTGCCGTTCCTGGTCCTGCTCTCGGCGGTGTTCGCGCTCGGGCTCGCCAGCCTCGTCGTCTACCTGCTGGCCAAGAACGACGTCCTCGCGCTCAACGGCCAGAGCCAGGGCATCCTCTCGATCCTCGTCTTCGGCGCGGCCACCGACTACGCGCTCCTGTTCGTCGCGCGGTTCCGCGAGCAGCTGCGCGACACCCCGAGCCGCTTCGACGCGGTGAGGCTCGCCTGGCGCGCGACGCTGGAACCGATCGCCGCGTCCGCGGGAACCGTCGTGCTCGGCGTGCTGTGCCTGCTGTTCAGCGACCTCAACTCGAACAAGGGACTCGGGCCGGTCGCGGCGATCGGCATCGGCGCCGCGTTCCTGGCGTCGACGACGTTCCTGCCCGCGGCGCTGGCGCTGTGCGGCCGCGGCGCGTTCTGGCCGTTCAAGCCGGCGCTCGGCTCGCCGCACCCGGAGACGGCGGGCATCTGGGGCCGGGTGGCCGGGCTGGTCGGCCGCCGCCCGCGGGTGGTCTGGGTGGTGACGGCGCTCGTGCTCGGCGTCGGCGTCGCGTTCCTGCCGCAGCTCAAGGCGTCCGGCACCGCGCAGTCCGACGTGTTCCTCACCGAGGTCGAATCCGGCACGGGGCAGGAGATCCTCGGCCGCCACTTCCCGGGCGGCCTCGGTGCCCCGGCGGTCACGATCGCCGACGCCGGCGCGTTGCCCGCGGTGGTCCAGGCGTCCACGATGGACGGAATCGCGCAGTCGTTCCCGCTGCCCGGCCCCGACGGGAAGCCCAAGGTCGTGAACGGCCGGGTGCAGATCCTGTCCGTGCTCGACGACCCGGCGGACTCGGAAGCGGCGGTCGCGACGGTCGGCAAGCTGCGCGACGCCGTCCACGCGGTACCGGGCGCGAACGCGAAGGTCGGCGGCCCGACGGCGATCCAGCTGGACACACAGCAGACGTCCAAGCACGACCGCGCGCTGATCATCCCGATCGTGCTGCTGGTGATCTTCCTGGTATTGGCGCTGTTGTTGCGGTCGCTGCTCGCACCCCTGCTGCTGATCGCCACGGTGGTCCTGTCGTTCGCGGCGACGATGGGCGTGTCGGCGCTGGTGTTCAACCACATCTTCGGCTTCCCGGGCGCGGATCCGGTGGTGCCGCTGTTCGGCTTCGTCTTCCTGGTGGCGCTGGGGATCGACTACAACATCTTCCTGATGACCCGCGTCCGCGAGGAAGCACTGACCCGCGGAACATGCGCCGGCACGCTACGCGGGCTGTCGCTGACCGGCGGGGTGATCACCTCGGCCGGCGTCGTGCTGGCGGCGACGTTCTCGGCGCTGGCGGTCATCCCGATCCTGTTCCTGGCGCAGATCGCGTTCATCGTCGCGTTCGGCGTCTTGCTGGACACGCTGCTGGTGCGGTCGCTGCTGGTGCCGGCGCTGACCGTGGACGTGGGACGCCGCGTGTGGTGGCCGTCGAAGCTGGCCCGCGCGGAGGAGTAG
- a CDS encoding type III PLP-dependent enzyme, giving the protein MRADPIRRFLAEQDPPTPCLVVDTDVVAARAREFRAAFPGALIRYAVKANPAPPVLDALVAAGAGFDVAGPAELALCLARGAEPADIAYGNPIKKPRDIAFAFEHGVREFTSDAPDDVDHLGRHAPGSAVSIRVVFDAPDSVTPFGRKFGCEPAEALDLVLRAAALGLRPGIAFHVGSQQPDVTAWEIGIATAAKLFAEAGAQGVAMTRLNLGGGFATAHRTGVPSLDAYATTIAAALDTHFPRNRPELLLEPGRVLVADAGLLRTEVVLVAHRGERRWVYLDIGRYNGLAEAENEAIAYRFEPVDPPGGPSGPVVLAGPTCDGDDVLYQRTPYQLPLALRTGDRLDVPGTGAYTASYASVGFNGIEPLRTYCLGRWGDV; this is encoded by the coding sequence GTGCGCGCCGACCCCATCCGCCGGTTCCTGGCCGAGCAAGACCCGCCGACCCCGTGCCTGGTCGTCGACACCGACGTCGTCGCCGCCCGGGCGCGGGAGTTCCGCGCGGCCTTCCCCGGCGCGCTGATCCGGTACGCGGTCAAGGCCAACCCGGCGCCGCCGGTGCTCGACGCGCTGGTGGCGGCCGGGGCCGGCTTCGACGTGGCCGGCCCCGCCGAACTGGCGCTGTGCCTGGCGCGCGGCGCCGAGCCGGCGGACATCGCCTACGGCAACCCGATCAAGAAGCCGCGGGACATCGCGTTCGCCTTCGAGCACGGCGTCCGGGAGTTCACTTCGGACGCCCCGGACGACGTCGACCACCTGGGCCGCCACGCGCCTGGCTCGGCCGTGTCGATCCGGGTGGTGTTCGACGCGCCGGACTCGGTGACGCCGTTCGGCCGCAAGTTCGGCTGCGAGCCGGCCGAGGCGCTGGACCTGGTGCTGCGCGCGGCCGCGCTCGGGCTGCGGCCCGGCATCGCCTTCCACGTCGGCTCGCAACAGCCGGACGTCACCGCGTGGGAGATCGGGATCGCCACGGCGGCGAAGCTGTTCGCCGAGGCCGGCGCGCAGGGGGTCGCGATGACGCGGCTCAACCTCGGCGGCGGCTTCGCGACCGCGCACCGGACCGGCGTCCCGTCGCTGGACGCGTACGCGACGACGATCGCGGCGGCCCTCGACACGCACTTCCCGAGGAACCGGCCCGAGCTGCTGCTGGAGCCGGGCCGGGTGCTCGTCGCCGACGCGGGCCTGCTGCGGACCGAGGTCGTGCTCGTCGCGCACCGGGGCGAGCGGCGCTGGGTGTACCTCGACATCGGCCGCTACAACGGCCTCGCCGAGGCCGAGAACGAGGCGATCGCCTACCGGTTCGAGCCGGTGGACCCGCCCGGCGGCCCGAGCGGCCCGGTCGTGCTCGCCGGGCCGACCTGCGACGGCGACGACGTGCTCTACCAGCGGACGCCGTACCAGCTGCCGCTGGCCTTGCGGACCGGCGACCGGCTCGACGTGCCGGGCACCGGGGCCTACACCGCCAGCTACGCGTCGGTGGGCTTCAACGGCATCGAGCCGCTGCGCACGTACTGCCTCGGGAGGTGGGGGGATGTCTGA
- a CDS encoding MarR family winged helix-turn-helix transcriptional regulator — MTVSTAPEPDLSTWPTGRLLAAAARLVEQRWVTVLAGMGLTHAGLIALHSLRDGPLPQRTLAQHCQVTDQTMSRTLDRLAKAGFVTRTPDPADARRHLTRLTSAGRAIHERAVRAEPALLGGLGADDAFRARLLEVITSLSAGD; from the coding sequence GTGACGGTGAGCACAGCCCCCGAACCCGACCTGAGCACGTGGCCCACCGGGCGCCTGCTGGCCGCCGCCGCCCGGCTGGTCGAGCAACGCTGGGTGACCGTCCTCGCCGGCATGGGGCTCACCCACGCGGGGCTGATCGCGCTGCACTCGCTGCGCGACGGGCCGCTCCCCCAGCGGACGCTCGCCCAGCACTGCCAGGTGACCGACCAGACCATGAGCCGCACGCTCGACCGCCTCGCGAAGGCGGGTTTCGTGACGCGGACGCCGGACCCGGCGGACGCCCGGCGTCACCTGACCCGGTTGACTTCGGCCGGCCGGGCGATCCACGAACGGGCGGTGCGCGCCGAGCCCGCCCTGCTCGGCGGGCTCGGGGCGGACGACGCTTTCCGCGCCCGGCTACTGGAGGTGATCACGAGCCTGTCGGCGGGCGATTGA
- a CDS encoding STAS domain-containing protein, translating to MTSGLTCTWTIADEGTARVTVTGDLEFATAGMLVRLVTDRLAGDPGVREVRLDCGEIDFCDSSGLSELVKVHRAVVGTGRRLFLDNRKPALDRLFALTGTAKYLTGETADSRALHDS from the coding sequence ATGACCAGCGGCTTGACCTGCACCTGGACGATCGCGGACGAGGGCACGGCGCGCGTCACGGTCACCGGCGACCTCGAGTTCGCCACGGCCGGCATGCTCGTGCGCCTGGTCACCGACCGCCTCGCCGGTGACCCCGGCGTGCGGGAGGTGCGCCTCGACTGCGGCGAGATCGACTTCTGCGACTCGTCCGGGCTGTCGGAGCTGGTCAAGGTGCACCGTGCGGTCGTCGGGACGGGTCGTCGGTTGTTCTTGGACAATCGGAAGCCGGCGCTCGACCGTCTCTTTGCGCTGACGGGTACGGCCAAGTATCTGACCGGTGAGACTGCGGATTCGCGGGCCTTGCACGATTCTTAG
- the speD gene encoding adenosylmethionine decarboxylase: protein MSEVGRFTGRHVLAELHGVDPGLLDDPVRLGELLRAAVTEAGATVVDVVAKRFAPQGATVIALLAESHASVHTYPEHGSLFADVFTCGERADPEHALRLLAKSLDAASVHLSVLHRGER from the coding sequence ATGTCTGAGGTCGGCCGGTTCACCGGGCGGCACGTGCTGGCCGAGCTGCACGGCGTCGACCCCGGCCTGCTCGACGACCCCGTGCGGCTGGGGGAGCTGCTGCGCGCCGCGGTGACCGAGGCGGGCGCCACGGTCGTCGACGTCGTCGCCAAGCGGTTCGCGCCGCAGGGCGCCACCGTGATCGCGCTGCTGGCCGAGTCGCACGCGTCCGTGCACACCTACCCCGAGCACGGCTCGCTGTTCGCGGACGTGTTCACCTGCGGCGAGCGCGCCGACCCCGAGCACGCGCTGCGGTTGCTGGCGAAGTCGCTGGACGCCGCTTCGGTCCACCTGTCCGTCCTGCACCGCGGAGAACGCTGA
- a CDS encoding glutaminase domain-containing protein: MSSPARAHLTRRDLLRLAGGTAAAVAAALWLPATAAVAGTFSPIRPPATPLIVRSPYLSTWQPADNLPGTWASFWTGHVTALCGLARIDGAAYVFAGSPGLPSGPALTAMTQVSLQVTGTRSTYVLTGGGVNLTVTFFSPVDPANLQRQSVPFGYVTVQAASADGRAHAVDLHFDTSAEWVHGDTATPVTWTQQQRNGYTLLSCTPAGPGVLQENGDQASWGALVLAAPTSGVSWQIGQDTVVRAASAGQGALNNTSDTAQPRAISDRWPVLAFNRDLGTIPAGGSSAPFTLSIGHVRTPAVRYLGTTLNPWWTHYWGSWQDMAVWFANDYASALSAATAIDQRLHDDAVAAAGGGSTGEHYAAICALALRQAFGGTELVDRGGSPWGFLKEISSSGNMSTVDVTYPAFPGYLYLSPAYLRLILEPLLDYPEHGGWPMQFAEHDIGAHYPDAAGHNDGNEESMPVEESANMLIMAAALVQRLPSAEAVSFANTHYRILRQWAEYLIGATLDPGFQNQTDDFTGFIAHSANLALKGIIGVGAMGIIAAAVGNAADVQRYRSTSRSYISQWVTLAQDPSNQHLKLAYDQDGTWSLKYNGFADRVLGLDLVPLGVAAQEAAWYQARAGAHGVLLDPRNNYTKADWELWTAAWLTDQPNIRTTLVEGVYSFANSTPQRVAFTDWYVVADATQRGFQARPVAGGYLALLTRPAASTTVWRKLQNQRSGKVLAVSNMALADTAEVTQWTDNGTADHLWAVVDNGDGTVRIVNRNSGKVLAVHDQSLDNGAHVQQYQDNGTPDHNWRIVDAGGGWSKIVNVRSGKVMAVDQQSTADGAQVTQWDDNGTPDHLWRFV; this comes from the coding sequence ATGTCCTCGCCCGCACGTGCTCACCTCACCCGTCGCGACCTGCTCCGGCTCGCCGGGGGAACCGCCGCCGCCGTGGCCGCCGCGCTCTGGTTGCCCGCGACCGCCGCCGTCGCCGGGACCTTCAGCCCGATCCGGCCGCCCGCCACGCCGCTCATCGTCCGGTCGCCCTACCTGTCCACCTGGCAGCCCGCCGACAACTTGCCCGGGACCTGGGCCAGCTTCTGGACCGGGCACGTCACCGCGCTGTGCGGCCTCGCCCGCATCGACGGCGCCGCGTACGTCTTCGCCGGCTCGCCCGGGCTGCCGTCCGGTCCCGCCCTCACCGCCATGACGCAGGTCAGCCTGCAGGTCACCGGCACCCGCTCGACCTACGTCCTCACCGGCGGGGGCGTGAACCTCACCGTCACGTTCTTCTCACCGGTCGACCCGGCGAACCTGCAACGCCAGAGCGTGCCCTTCGGTTACGTGACCGTCCAGGCAGCCAGCGCCGACGGGCGCGCGCACGCCGTCGACCTGCACTTCGACACCTCCGCCGAGTGGGTGCACGGCGACACCGCGACCCCGGTCACCTGGACCCAGCAGCAACGGAACGGCTACACCCTCCTCAGCTGCACCCCCGCCGGCCCAGGCGTCCTCCAGGAGAACGGCGACCAGGCCAGCTGGGGCGCACTCGTGCTGGCCGCGCCCACGTCCGGGGTGAGCTGGCAGATCGGGCAGGACACCGTCGTGCGCGCCGCTTCGGCCGGTCAGGGTGCCCTGAACAACACGAGCGACACCGCCCAGCCGCGCGCGATCAGCGACCGGTGGCCGGTGCTCGCGTTCAACCGGGACCTCGGCACCATCCCGGCCGGTGGCTCGTCGGCGCCGTTCACGCTCTCGATCGGGCACGTCCGCACGCCCGCCGTCCGCTACCTCGGCACCACCCTGAACCCCTGGTGGACGCACTACTGGGGCAGCTGGCAGGACATGGCCGTCTGGTTCGCGAACGACTACGCGAGCGCGCTGTCCGCCGCGACCGCGATCGACCAGCGCCTGCACGACGACGCCGTCGCCGCGGCCGGGGGCGGGAGCACGGGCGAGCACTACGCCGCGATCTGCGCGCTCGCGCTGCGCCAGGCCTTCGGCGGCACCGAGCTGGTCGACCGCGGCGGCTCGCCGTGGGGTTTCCTCAAGGAGATCTCCTCCAGCGGCAACATGTCCACAGTGGACGTCACCTACCCGGCGTTCCCGGGCTACCTCTACCTTTCCCCGGCCTACCTTCGGCTGATCCTGGAACCGCTGCTCGACTACCCCGAGCACGGCGGCTGGCCGATGCAGTTCGCCGAGCACGACATCGGCGCGCACTACCCGGACGCGGCCGGGCACAACGACGGCAACGAGGAGAGCATGCCGGTCGAGGAGTCGGCCAACATGCTGATCATGGCCGCCGCGCTCGTGCAGCGGCTCCCGTCGGCCGAGGCCGTGTCTTTCGCGAACACCCACTACCGGATCCTGCGGCAGTGGGCCGAGTACCTGATCGGCGCGACCCTCGACCCCGGCTTCCAGAACCAGACCGACGACTTCACCGGCTTCATCGCCCACAGCGCCAACCTCGCGCTCAAGGGCATCATCGGCGTCGGCGCGATGGGGATCATCGCCGCCGCCGTCGGCAACGCCGCCGACGTCCAGCGCTACCGCTCGACCTCCCGCAGCTACATCAGCCAGTGGGTGACGCTCGCGCAGGACCCGTCGAACCAGCACCTCAAGCTCGCCTACGACCAGGACGGCACCTGGAGCCTGAAGTACAACGGCTTCGCCGACCGCGTGCTCGGCCTCGACCTGGTCCCGCTCGGCGTCGCGGCGCAGGAGGCCGCCTGGTACCAGGCCCGCGCGGGCGCCCACGGCGTCCTGCTCGATCCGCGCAACAACTACACGAAGGCCGACTGGGAACTGTGGACCGCGGCCTGGCTCACCGACCAGCCGAACATCCGCACCACCCTGGTCGAGGGCGTCTACAGCTTCGCGAACAGCACGCCGCAGCGGGTGGCGTTCACCGACTGGTACGTCGTCGCGGACGCGACCCAGCGCGGCTTCCAGGCCCGCCCGGTCGCCGGCGGCTACCTCGCGCTGCTGACGCGCCCGGCCGCGTCGACGACGGTGTGGCGGAAGCTGCAGAACCAGCGTTCGGGCAAGGTCCTCGCCGTCTCGAACATGGCGCTGGCCGACACCGCCGAGGTCACGCAGTGGACGGACAACGGCACGGCCGACCACCTCTGGGCCGTCGTGGACAACGGCGACGGCACCGTCCGGATCGTCAACCGCAACAGCGGCAAGGTCCTCGCGGTGCACGACCAGAGCCTCGACAACGGTGCCCACGTCCAGCAGTACCAGGACAACGGCACGCCGGACCACAACTGGCGGATCGTCGACGCCGGCGGCGGCTGGTCCAAGATCGTCAACGTCCGCAGCGGCAAGGTCATGGCCGTCGACCAGCAGTCCACGGCGGACGGCGCCCAGGTGACCCAGTGGGACGACAACGGGACACCGGACCACCTGTGGCGGTTCGTCTGA
- a CDS encoding DUF4360 domain-containing protein — protein MFVVSVVAGMVLSALAVPVDSSAASAPTEKITLDIKTINGSGCPAGTATASADVASDNTSFTVHYANFTAKAGGGAPALEARKNCQINVLVHVPQGFTYAIAEAEYRGFAHIESGASALEQANYYFAGTSPTARVRHAFPGPFHGVWRASDVTEVAELVFAPCGESRNLNVNAELRADAGTSSGATFIEMDSEHASVDTIYHFAWKTC, from the coding sequence ATGTTCGTTGTTTCGGTCGTCGCCGGAATGGTTCTGTCCGCGCTCGCAGTTCCCGTCGATTCCTCGGCCGCTTCGGCTCCGACCGAAAAGATCACGCTCGACATCAAGACCATCAACGGCTCCGGCTGCCCGGCCGGCACCGCCACCGCGTCGGCGGACGTCGCCTCGGACAACACGTCCTTCACGGTGCACTACGCGAACTTCACCGCCAAGGCCGGCGGCGGCGCTCCGGCGCTCGAAGCCCGGAAGAACTGTCAGATCAACGTGCTCGTCCATGTGCCGCAAGGGTTCACGTACGCGATCGCCGAAGCCGAGTACCGCGGCTTCGCGCACATCGAGAGCGGGGCGAGCGCGCTCGAGCAGGCCAACTACTACTTCGCGGGGACGTCGCCGACCGCGCGGGTGCGCCACGCCTTCCCCGGCCCGTTCCACGGCGTGTGGCGGGCCTCGGACGTGACCGAGGTCGCGGAGCTGGTGTTCGCCCCGTGCGGGGAGAGCCGCAACCTGAACGTCAACGCGGAACTGCGGGCGGACGCGGGCACCTCGAGTGGTGCGACTTTCATCGAAATGGATTCCGAACACGCGAGCGTGGACACGATTTACCACTTCGCGTGGAAGACCTGCTGA
- a CDS encoding HNH endonuclease signature motif containing protein, with protein sequence MDREAVWQTDAEALADRLRGLLTVVRSAEAEIGTLLVEIESRGVMELFGYRSVARLLEHLADIPHAAAQRTVARAHALTSAHTLDSPAAVAPATGAAALTGALSTPMIDTIIEAVSRIPVEHRDTAEQDLLAFAADADHKQVVALGARILAHLDPDGAEPVDVEPATPARELSLRRKRTGTWELTGRFDDETGTRASALLDTLAERRTADDGGDFRSPQERYGDAFSDAIDLALNSPELPTQAGERAHVMVAVSLADLRSGVGHATLGDTGLISAVEARIHACDCKLIPSVLGASSEPLDLGRARRLISPGLRRALFLRDRGCAFPGCHRPPRHCQGHHIRHWADGGPTDLANLVLLCAHHHRLMHRSGWQVRLAPDGHPEFLPPRFLDKRRKPRRNNLHQPLPFAA encoded by the coding sequence GTGGACAGAGAAGCGGTGTGGCAGACGGACGCGGAGGCCTTGGCCGACCGTCTCCGCGGGCTGCTCACCGTGGTGCGGTCTGCCGAGGCGGAAATCGGTACTCTGCTGGTGGAAATCGAATCCCGCGGGGTCATGGAACTGTTCGGGTACCGCTCTGTTGCCCGGTTACTCGAACACCTCGCGGACATTCCCCACGCAGCCGCCCAGCGCACCGTCGCCCGAGCCCACGCCCTCACCTCTGCGCACACCCTCGACTCCCCGGCCGCTGTCGCCCCCGCCACCGGCGCTGCCGCTCTGACGGGCGCCCTGAGCACCCCGATGATCGACACCATCATCGAGGCTGTGTCTCGGATCCCCGTCGAGCACCGCGACACCGCCGAACAAGACCTGCTCGCCTTCGCCGCCGACGCAGACCACAAACAAGTCGTCGCCCTCGGCGCCCGGATCCTGGCCCACCTCGACCCCGACGGCGCCGAGCCGGTCGATGTCGAGCCCGCCACCCCGGCTCGCGAACTCTCGTTACGCCGCAAAAGAACCGGAACCTGGGAACTCACAGGCCGGTTCGACGACGAGACCGGCACCCGAGCCAGCGCCCTACTCGACACCCTCGCCGAACGCCGCACCGCCGACGACGGTGGAGACTTCCGTTCCCCGCAGGAACGCTACGGCGACGCCTTCTCCGACGCGATCGACCTCGCGCTCAACTCGCCAGAGCTGCCGACTCAGGCTGGTGAACGTGCCCACGTGATGGTCGCGGTGTCCCTGGCGGACCTGAGATCCGGTGTCGGCCACGCGACATTGGGCGACACCGGCCTGATCTCGGCCGTCGAAGCCCGCATCCACGCCTGCGACTGCAAGCTGATCCCGTCCGTTTTGGGCGCCAGCAGCGAACCTCTGGACTTGGGTAGAGCCCGCCGCCTGATCTCACCCGGCCTCCGCCGAGCCCTGTTCCTGCGTGACCGAGGCTGCGCCTTCCCGGGCTGCCATCGCCCACCGCGGCACTGTCAAGGTCACCACATCCGTCACTGGGCCGACGGCGGCCCCACCGATCTCGCGAACCTGGTCTTGTTGTGCGCGCATCACCACCGGCTGATGCACCGCTCCGGCTGGCAAGTCCGCCTCGCCCCCGACGGCCACCCCGAGTTCCTACCTCCGCGATTCCTGGACAAACGCCGAAAACCCCGGCGCAACAACCTGCATCAGCCACTGCCCTTCGCAGCGTGA
- a CDS encoding spermidine synthase, with the protein MPQIPEPVGPGLTRVWEVGDVGYDERTPYQHVLIGKTAQGVSLFCDGERQSTEASQLVYHEALMLPALLLADQVRRVLVIGSSEGVASQLAVAAGAAHVDHVDIDEQAVRACAEHLPYGYTPAELERASRGEGPIRVSFEDGWTFLAAAADQGLTYDVVVIDLPDENTDPDAQHNRLYGTDFLTRCARLLAPGGVVTGQAGCPTLWRNETLRASWRRFREVFGTVLYFGSDEHEWAFLSGRADQVDDPGALVARRFAERGSAAATLDAEALLGGATPPYSLRHGSGPDHS; encoded by the coding sequence ATGCCCCAGATCCCCGAACCGGTCGGCCCCGGCCTCACCCGCGTGTGGGAGGTCGGCGACGTCGGGTACGACGAGCGCACGCCGTACCAGCACGTGCTGATCGGCAAGACCGCGCAAGGGGTCTCGCTGTTCTGCGACGGCGAGCGCCAGAGCACCGAGGCGAGCCAGCTCGTCTACCACGAAGCTCTGATGCTGCCCGCGCTGCTGCTGGCCGATCAGGTGCGCCGGGTGCTCGTCATCGGGTCGAGCGAAGGGGTCGCCTCCCAGCTGGCGGTGGCCGCCGGGGCGGCGCACGTCGACCACGTCGACATCGACGAGCAGGCCGTGCGCGCCTGCGCCGAGCACCTGCCCTACGGCTACACGCCGGCGGAGCTGGAGCGGGCTTCGCGGGGCGAAGGCCCGATCCGGGTGTCCTTCGAGGACGGCTGGACGTTCCTGGCCGCGGCGGCGGACCAGGGGCTGACCTACGACGTCGTCGTGATCGACCTGCCGGACGAGAACACCGACCCGGACGCGCAGCACAACCGCTTGTACGGCACGGACTTCCTCACCCGCTGCGCGCGGCTGCTCGCGCCCGGCGGCGTGGTGACCGGCCAGGCGGGCTGCCCGACGCTGTGGCGCAACGAGACGCTGCGGGCGTCGTGGCGCCGGTTCCGCGAGGTGTTCGGCACGGTCCTGTACTTCGGGTCCGACGAGCACGAGTGGGCGTTCCTGTCCGGCCGCGCCGACCAGGTCGACGACCCGGGCGCGCTGGTGGCGCGGCGGTTCGCGGAGCGGGGGAGCGCGGCGGCGACGCTGGACGCCGAGGCACTCCTCGGCGGCGCGACCCCGCCGTATTCGCTCCGGCACGGGAGTGGTCCGGACCACTCTTGA